In Janthinobacterium agaricidamnosum NBRC 102515 = DSM 9628, the DNA window CTGTTCCTCGATGAAATCGGCAACCTGCCGCTGGCCGGCCAGATGAAATTGCTGCGCGTGCTGGAAACCGGCCGCTTTCAACGGCTCGGATCGAACCGCGAACGGCAAGTGAAGGTGCGCGTGATCAGCGCCACCAACGCCGACCTGCCGGCCATGATACGGGCCGGCAGCTTCCGCGAAGACTTGCTGTACCGGCTGAACGTGATCGAACTGCGGCTGCCGCCGCTGGCCGCGCGTCCGGCCGACATCCCGGTACTGGCGCAGCACTTCCTCGGTGCCGGCAAGCTGCTCGACGAGCAAGCCCAGGCGGCATTGCTGGCCCATCCATGGCCCGGCAATGTGCGCGAACTGAAAAACGTCATGCAGCGCGCCGGCTTGCTGTCGGCCGGCGCCACGATCAAGGCGGCCGAGCTGGGCTTGCCGGCCGCCCCGGCGCCAGCGCTGGCGGCGGCCGGCGGCGCCGACGCGGAACCGGACGGCGCCGCGGTGACCGCCGCGCTGGCGCGCGCCAACGGCGTGGTGGCGCAGGCCGCGCAAGAGCTGGGCCTGTCGCGCCAGGCGCTGTACCGGCGCATGGAACGGCTCGGCATCGCCCGCCCCTGATGGCCAGCCAGCCCGAAGCCGCCGCCGGCGTGCGCCGCTCGCTGCTGATACGCTGGTCGGCGCTGCTCGGCACGCTGCTGGCGCTGGCCGTCGGGCTGACGCTGGGATTCCATCATTTTTTGCCGCGGCAACCCGTGCTGGTGCTGGTGCTGACCCTGCTATGCCTGCTGCCGGTGGCGATCCTCACCATCCGCGCCCAGCTGCAAGGCATGCTGTCGCTGTTCCGCGCACTGACCGGCACCGTCACCAGCTACCAGGACGGCGACTTTTCATTCGGCCTGTACTGGCCGCACAACGATGAACTGGCCGACCTGGTGGTCGCCCACAATACGCTGGGCGACGTGCTGCGCAAACAACGGCTCGACCTGATGCAGCGCGAACTGCTGCTCGACACCATGGTGCAAAACACGCCGGTGGCGATGCTGCTGGTGGCCGACGGCGGCGCCATCGTCTACGCCAACCTGGCGGCGCGGCAATTGCTCAACGACGGCCGCAAACTGGAAGGCCGACGCCTGCCCGACATCGTGCTCCAGTCGAACGCCGCGCTGGGCGAGGCGCTGGCGCGCGGCGGCGACGGCTTGTTCAGCAGCGGCGCCGGCGAAGAGGAAGAGGTGTACCACCTGGCGCGGCGCAGCTTCAGCCTGAACGGCCGCCGCCACGAATTGCTGCTGCTGCGCCAGCTGACGCTGGAATTGCGGCGCCAGGAAGTGCAAACCTGGAAAAAAGTCATCCGCGTCATCAGCCACGAATTGAACAATTCACTGGCCCCGCTGGCGTCGCTGGCCCACTCCGGCGCGGAACTGGTGCGCCGTGGCCAGACCGAACGCCTGCCGCAAATCCTCGCCACCATCGAAGAACGCACCCGCCACCTGGAAGGTTTCATCCTCGGCTACGCCCGCTTCGCCAAGCTGCCGTCGCCACGCGTGCAAGCGTGCGACTGGCCGCCGTTCCTGGAACGGCTGGCCTCGCAGGCGCAGTTCGAGATCGGCGGCGAATTACCGGCGCAAGCGGCCACCTTCGATCCGGCGCAACTGGAACAGGCGCTGCTGAACCTGCTGAAAAACGCCCATGAATCCGGCTCCCCGCCGCGGCACGTCACGCTGCGGGTCAGCCGCCAGCAGGAACTGCTGCGGATCGAGGTGTCCGACCGCGGTCCCGGCATGAGCGATGCGGTGCTGACCAATGCGCTGGTGCCCTTTTATTCCACCAAGCGCAGCGGCACCGGCCTGGGCCTGGCGCTGGCGCGCGAAATCGCCGAGGCACATGGCGGCCGCATCACGCTGGCCAACCGCGATGGCGGCGGCTTGACCGTCACCTTGATTTTGCCATTCTCCACGGCAAAATAAGCGTTGATAAAAGTCATACGGATGCGTATTTGATGTGCAATTTAAGGCCACCATAAGCGCGTTACGGCATATCCCGGCATATCTCCCAAGCTGTTTCCAGCAATGAGCGGCGGCCTGTTTTCAGCGTCGATTTGATTCAGCATCAGCCGATTGACAAGCATTTTTGTTATCTATAGCTTAGCAAACAGGTGCTTATATTTTTGTTAACCATCCTTAATTCTGGAAGGAGATACCATGCAATTGAAACCTTTATTGCTGGCAGCCATGCTGGTCGCATCCGGCAGCGCATTTGCCGACAACTATACCCCGCCGACCATAGAGATGGAGGGCAGCTCGCCACTGTATACCGTCGCAAGCTTCGGCACCTTCCATATGGCAGGTTTGTTTACCGACACCTACAACTTTATCTATCGTGGGGGCGAGCCTGGATTTGCCGGCGTCGTCTTCCACTCCCACCTGAACAACCTCCTTGAGCACAGCCCGATCAATTTCACGTCGGCATCGATGAATGGCACCCCTATACCGATCCGTAACCGGGAACTGACATCGGACGCTTATCTGACGGGGGTGCCAACCGACGGCTTGGTGACGCTGATCATCCACGGCTACACCACCAGCGACCATGGCAGCTACAGCGGCGCGCTCAGCGTGGTCACCGGAGTACCGGAACCGGCCACCTACGGCATGATGCTGGGCGGCCTGGCCTTGCTTGGCGGGCTGGCGTGGCGCCGCCGCACAGTGTGACGCACACTTGCGCAGCGCTTGCATCAAGCCTGCTGCTGGCAAGCCCCCATGAAAGACGCTACGGCGTCTTTTTTTGGGTCCGCATGGGCAGCAGCTCAAGCAATCAGCCCGGCGGCGCCTGCCGGCCCTGCTTTCCCCATTCCCCAAGGCAATATCAGCGTTGATAAACGTCATCCAGATGCGTGTTTCATGTGTAATTTAAGCCACACATCAGCGGGATTAAGGCAGACCTCGGCATCGCTCCGCAGACCGGGCCCAGCAATGAGAACCAGCCTGTTTCAAGCATGGCTACGATTAAAAAACAGCCGGTTGACAAGTATTTTTGTTATCTATATGTTATCAAAATGTGCTTGCATTTTTGTTATTTGATCGCAATTTCTTGAAGGAGATACCATGGAATTGAAACCTTTATTACTGGCAGCCATGCTGACCGTATCCAGCAGCGCATTTGCCGACAACTATACCGCGCCGACCCGGACGCTGGGCGGCGGCCCGCTGATCTGGATCACTACCCCCGCCGCCGGCATCGGCACGCTGCACAGGCCCGGCCCGTTTACCGACACCTACACCTTCAACTATTCGGGTGATCCGGGACTGGCCAGCATCGGCTTCAGCGGCCTCTCCTTTCTGGATCACCATATCAACTTCACCTCGGCGACGCTGAACGGCATCAGCATACCGACCAGGAACGCGGGACTGAATGCGTCCGCCTATGCGACGGCGCTGCCGGTCAGCGGCTTGCTGACACTGATCATCCACGGCTACACCCTGAGCCCCACCGGCTACACCGGCATGCTGAACGTGGTAATCAGCGCGGTGCCGGAACCGGCCAGCGACGCCATGCTGCTGGGCGGCCTGACCTTGCTCGGCATGCTGGCGCGGCGCCGCCGCGCAGCGTGAAACGGACTTGAACAGCGCTTGAATCCCCCCTGCGCTGGCGCGCGAAATTGCTGAAGATTGCCGAAGCACATGGTGGCGACATCACGCCGGCCAGTCGCGATGGCGGCGGCCTGACCGTTACCCTGATTTTTCCATTCTCCAAGGCAAAAAAGGCTTTGATAAAAGTCATCAATATGCGTGTTTCATGCCCAGTTTAAGCCGTACATAAGCGGCTTGATGCAGCGCTGTTCAGCAATGAGGATCAGCCTGTTTCAGCATGAATCCGATTGAAAAATAGCCGCTTGACAGCCATTTTTATTATCTATATGTTACCAAACAGGAGCTTGTCTTTTTATTAATTAATCGTAATTTCTTGACGGAGATATCATGAAATTGAAACCCTTATTGCTGGCAACCATGCTGGTCGCATCCAGCAGCGCCTTTGCCAACAACTATACCGCGCCAACCCAGGCGCTGAGCGGCGGCCCGCTGATCTGGGTCACCGGCAACATCGGCACCTCGCATGTGACCGGCGCGTTTACCGACACTTACACCTACACCTATTCGGGCCTGCCGGGCCTGGCCGACATCGTATTCGCCAACCTCGGCCTGTTCGGCAGCCAGATCAGCTTCACGTCGGCATCGCTGAACGGCAACAATATACCGATCAGCAACCTGGGACCCACATCGTCCGGTGCTGCGCTGGGACTGCCGGTCAGCGGCTTGCTGACGCTGATCATCCACGGCAACGCCACCAGCCCCACCATCTTCAACCCCAGCTACGGCGGCATTCTGGAAGTGGCGGTCACCGCGGTGCCGGAACCGGCCACCTACGGCATGATGCTGGGCGGCCTCGCCTTGCTTGGCGTGCTGGCGCGGCAACGCCGCAAAGTGGGGGCGCAAGACTTGAATCAAGCTTGAGCATGGCTAGTCTTTGGCAAGCTCCCATCAAAGACGCTGCGGCGTCTTTTTTTTTGCTGCGCATGTGCAACTGCTAAACTAAGGCGCTTACCGACACTCCGCCCCCTATGCAGACCACTCCAGGCACCACTTTCGACCATCCGGGCCACCCGCCCGCCACCATCACCGAACACCGCGGCATCCGCTACATGCACCTCGGCACCTCCTGGGTGCAAGGCGCGATGCGGCTGGCCAAGCCCGACGCCATCGAGCTGGAATACGTGCAAATGATGATGATCCTTTGACCTATTTGACACACCCACCTGCTACCCGGCTGGATATAATCTGTACCCTCAGTCACCATGCCTTTAGCTCATGCCAGTAGCATACTCATACGTCCGGTTTTCCTCACTAGAACAGCAGAAAGGTGACTCACTCCGTCGCCAGATGACGGCTTCCGCGCAGTATGCAGCTCAGCATGGCCTCGTGCTAGACGATACTCTCCATGTCCACGACCTAGGCGTTTCCGCTTTCCATGGCTCAAACTATGAGCACGGCGCGTTAGGCCAATTCATCGCCGCCATCGACAATGGCACAATCTCTCCAGATTCATACTTGCTGGTTGAATCGCTTGATCGTCTGTCGCGCTTGCCGGTAACTGAAGCGCTAGCCATTTTTCAACAGATCATCAACCGTGGAATCACCATAGTCACCCTGACCGACTCTGCGGTTTACAGCAAAGAACGCTTGAAGAATGATTGGGTTCCGCTATTAACGGCATTGATTAGTTGTTTAGTTTCGTGCGATCATATTCCTCGTCGCAGCATGGCCCTGTTCCGCGCCAGAGCTGTGCTTGACGAGTTGATCGGCGGTTTGCCACCGCGATCGTCCCACCGGTTGCAACATATCGCATAAACTTCAGTCCATGAGCACACGCATTCATCCCCAAGCCCGCACTACCCCGAAAATCCGGCAGGAAATCAAGGACTCCGGTCTGTCCGACCGCGAGGCCGCCAAGGTGTTCAATATCACCCGTGCCACGGCCGCCAAGTGGCTCAAGCGGGACGATGTACAAGACCGTTCGCACCGGGCCCATATCCTGCATACGACCCTGAGCGCGACGCAGGAGGCCATCGTACTTTCACTGCGTCAGTCGCTCTATCTACCGCTCGATGACCTGCTGTACATTACCCGGCAATACATCAATCCCGATGTATCGCGCTCGGGCATTGCGCGCCTGCTCAAGCGCGAGGGCATGGCCCGCCNNNNNCACACACTTAATTAATTAAGTGTGTGNNNNNGCTGGCGGCTTCGTCGCGCCGATGGTCTGTGCATTTTCCGGCGACTGGTTGCCAGCCTCGGTGCCTGTGTTCTTTTTGTCCAGGGACAGGGTGGGCTTTTTATCGGTGGCGGTATTCATTTAAAATCTCCTGTTAATTTATCAAATCGACAAGAGAATTTTATCCAGTGATCTTCAAAACGTACATCGAAATTTTTTCTTTTATGCAATTTTTCGGCGATGGAATCGGGGTGCAGAAGGGACAACTGAATCTCTTTATCTCTTAGTGTTAGAGTGCTTCAGTTGTCCCCGCCCCTTCGAAAAACGGCCCAGACCAAAGCCTATGGATAATCGACTGCTACCAGTCGTGTTCGATTGACTGAGTGCCGCTCAGCAGGATGCTGCTCAAGCAGTGATCGATGATCTCGAAGTTCGCTACGCGCCAACCTTTAGTTGACGGCTGCGGCAGCAGCTTCTGGCTAGAGGCGTCTATGAGGTCTAATTTAGAGCGGCAATACTGCCGAGGTGTGTCAAATAGGTCAAAGGATCATGATGTGGATGCTGTTCCACGAGCAGCCGCGCCACATCGTCCAGCTCGGGCTCGGCAGCGCCGCGCTGACCAAGTTTTGCTACCACCGCTTGCCGCAGGCGCGGGTCACCGCGATCGAGCTCAATCCCAACGTGATCGGTATCTGCGGTGCGCAATTCGCGCTGCCGCCGAACGATGCCCGCCTCGACGTGCGCGAAATGAACGCGCTCGACTTCGTCATGGACCCGGCCAACCATAACAGCGCCGATATCCTGCAAGTCGACCTGTACGATGAAGAGGCGCGCGGCCCGGTGCTCGACACGCCCGAGTTTTACCAGGCTTGCGCCGACTGCCTGACGGCGGACGGCGGACGGCATCATGACCACCAATGTATTCGGCGACTTTCCGAACTACGACAAGAATTTGCAGGCGATGGAACTGGTGTTCGACGCGGTGGTGTGGGTGCCCGAAATCCATGATGAAAACATCGTCGTGATCGCCTTCAAGAAATCGCCGGAACTCGATTTCAGCGTGCTGTACGAACGCGCCGCCGCGATCAAGTCGCGCTTCAACATGCCGGCCAAGTCATGGGTCACCGGCCTCAAGTCGTGGATGCAGGATCAACTGTAACTCTGTTTCCAATTAATCCGGCAGCAGCGCGGCCAAGCGCCGCGCCAGGCCGTCCATGCGCTCCAGCAGCAAACCATTCCAGCCGGGCGCCAGCTGGCCATTGCGGATCGCCACGCGCAGGTATTCATGCAGCAGGCGCCGGACTATGTGCTGGCCTGGGCCAGCGAATCCGCTTGACCGGCATCCCTGCTTGCACCATGATCGGCGCTGACGGCTATAGACGTCAAACGATCAATGCAGACATGGAGATAAACAGAGATGAAGCGAAACATGAAAGGGCTGTTCCTGGCCATCACGCTGGCCTGCGGTGTCAGCGGCATGGCGATGGCGGACGACGCCCTCAAGGCGGCCATCGCCAGCAGCCAGCGCAGCCCCGCCAACGTGACGCGCGATGACGCGCGCCACCCCTACGAAACGCTGACCTTCTTCGGCATCAAGCCGAACATGACCGTGGTCGAACTGATACCGGGAACCGGCTGGTACACCGAAATCCTGGCGCCGTACCTGCGCCAGCACGGCAAGCTGATCGCGGCCGGCAGCGACCCGCAATCGGCCAGTGAAAACTCGCGCCGCGCCGCGGCCCGTTTTCAGCAGCGGCTGGACGCCAATCCGGCCTTGTTCGGCAAGGTGCAGGTGGGCGTGTTCGCGCCGCCGACCACCTATAACTTCGCGCCCAAGGGCACGGTCGACATGGTGCTGACCTTCCGCAATATCCACAACTGGATCCCGAGCGGCGACGCCAGCCTCAAGACCCTGTTCAGCAATATCTACGACAGCCTGAAACCGGGCGGCGTGTTCGGCGTCGTCGAACACCGCCTGCCGGCGTCGCGGGCACAGGACGCCGAGGCCAGCACCGGCTACATGCATGAATCGTATGTCATCAAGCTGGCCGAGGACGCCGGCTTCAAACTGGCCGCGAAATCGGAAATCAACGCCAATCCGAAAGACAACGCCGACCATCCGAAAGGCGTGTGGGCCTTGCCGCCGACGTACAACAACGGCGACGTCGACCGCGACAAATACACCGCCATCGGCGAAAGCGACCGCATGACGCTGAAGTTCGTCAAACCCTGAGTTGCATGAAAAAAGGCCACCGTAACGGTGGCCTTTTGATTGCGCCGGTTTATTGCTTGTCCTGCCGGGCCTTCACCGGCGTCAGCGCAAGGTCCGGGAAATCGTAGCTGAAATCGGTCTCCTTCGATACCGGCGCCATCTTCACGCGGTCGATGCTGCCGTCCGGATTCAGCGCAAAAGTGACGTAGGCGTCGGCGTTGAAGTTGCGTTCCTTCCAGCGCACGATGAAGGTGTCGTGCTGCCAGTGTTCCAGCTGGCCCGTCAGGTCCGGCGTGCGGGTGAACGTCAGGATCTGCTGTTTGCCTTCGTGCCTGATGACCACCTTGCCATACCACGGGTCTTCATACTCGCCGTCGTAGGACGCCAGCGGCAGCGACGGCGACGACTTGGCCGCGCGGTCGGCCGAGGCGGTCTTCAGCTTATTCAATTCTTCCTGGTGCTTCTCTTGCTCGACGCCGGACACCAGCTTGATCCAGTCGCTCGGCGCCACGTTCAGGTAATGATCGACGATGCGCCATTTCAGCGCCGTCATGACGCCGCTGTTTTCCGCGTTGGTCAGGATCGCCACGCCCAGTTTCGCTTGCGGCACCATCAGCACGGTCGAATAAAAACCTTGCAGCGCGCCGCCGTGCTGCGCCACTTTCATGCCCCTGTAATCGCTTAGCTGGAAGCCCAGTCCATAGGCGCTGAAATTCGGCCTGGTGGCGGCCAGCGCCGGTTTCGGCTCGCTGATCCTGATCGGCGTTTGCGCGCTCCACATTTCGCGGCTCTGCGCGGCGCTGAACAAGCGCTTGTCCTTGTCGCCGCCCGGCAGTTCACCTTCGGCCAGCAGCAGATTCATCCACTTGGCGATGTCTTGCGCATTGGTGTTGATACCGACCGCACCGACCGCGTTCGGCACCGGTATCGCCTTGACGGCGGCGATCTTGCCGTTGATCTTGCTGTGCGGGTTCGCGACGTCCGGATTGCCGATATTGTCATCGAGGCTGGTGGTGGTGCCGTCCATGCCCAGCGGCTTCAGGATGCGCTCATGGACCGCCTGGCCCCAGGTCTTGCCGGTCTTTTCGGCGATGATCTTGCCGGCCACGATGTACAGCAAATTGTCGTAGGCGTAGCTGTTGCGGAAGCTGGTCGCAGGCTTGATGTAGCGCAGCTTGCCGATGATTTCATCGGTGCTGAAGGTGGTGGTCGGCCACCACAGCAAGTCGCCGGCGCCCAGGCCCAGGCCGCTGCGATGGGTCAGCAAGTCGCGGATCGTCATCGCGCCGGTGACATACGAATCGTACATCTGGAAACCCGGCAAATGCCTGGTCACCGGGTCGTCCCACGCCAGCTTGCCTTCATCGACCAGCATCGCCAGCGTGGCGGCGGTGAACGCCTTGGAATTGGACGCCACCTCGAACAGCGTTTTTGCGTCGACCGGCGCCGGTTCGCCCAGCTTGCGCAGACCGAAGCCCCTGGCCAGCACCACCTTGCCATCCTTGACGATGACGATCGCGATACCCGGCACGTCGAAGGTTTTCATCGCGCTGGCCACGTCCTGGTCGAGATCGTAGGCCGGCACGGCGGCGGCAACTGCCGGCACTAGCGGCGCGGTATCAGCCGCCAGCGCCGGCAGCGGCAAGCCGGCTGCGCAACCAGCCAGCAGCACGGCGCCGGCCATGCGGTTCATCTTCAATACCTTTTTCATCATCGCTTCCCCGGCATTCGATTATTGTTTGGCCAGCAGCTTGTCGACGCTACCTTGCGTCTCCGGGTGATAGCGTTCGCGCGCCTTGGCGTACAACGCCAGGCCCCAGGCCTTGTCGTCGGGACGCTGCATCAGCGCGGCATACATCGGCACCACGAATTTCTGGCGGCCGACGCTCATCAGGAAATGCTGCAGCGGTGCGCGCACGTCGTAGCCGGCATGCACCGAGGCCAGGTAAAAACGGAAGGCGATTTCATTGTTGCCGCTCTTGCCCAGTCCGTAAGCCTGGTCGAGTTCACGCAGTTGCGCGGCGCTGGCCTTGCCGTCGATATCGTTCAGGAAGTGCATCCATTCGAGCGCGATCCAGTTGCTGGTATCCAGGCCGGCGCTCGGCAAGTCGCCCTTCAGCCATGCATCGCGCTTGACGTCGAGCGCCGCCAGCCGCGGCGACACGGCGCGCTGCGCGCTGGCCGGCACGCCGCTGCCATGCAGCCACTCATCGAGTTCCGCCTCGGTCAACACCTGCGGATGCCGGGCCATCAAATTGCCGCGCAGGTAGGTGACGAATTGATCGGTGGTGGCGCTCTGGAACGCGTGCTGGTCGAACCAGCCGCGCAGGAAAGGATCGAACACGGCGCGGCCGGCGCGCTGCTCCAGCGTGCGCAGGAACCACGCGCCCTTCGGATACGCCAGTCCATCGTCGGTGTAGGTCGCCGATGGATTGGCGTCAGGCCCCCTGGTCAGCAAGGCCTGTTTTTCGACCGGGATGTCTTTCAGCGACGCGAACAATTCTTCCTGCTCCAGCTGCAAGTTCATCAGCGCCACGTCCTGGCCGTACAGCGATTCGACGATGCGCGTCGTCACATAGGTGGTGAAACCTTCGTTCAGCCACCAGTGTTTCCACGATGCGTTGGTGACCAGGTTGCCCGACCACGAGTGCGCCAGCTCATGCGCGATCAGGTCGACCAGGCTGCGGTCGCCGGCGATCATGGTCGGCGTCAGGAAAGTCAGGCGCGGATTTTCCATGCCGCCGATCGGGAACGATGGCGGCAGCACGATCATGTCGTAGCGCCCCCAGCGGTACGGGCCGTACAGCGATTCGGCCGCGTGGATCATTTTTTCGGTATCGGCCAGTTCATACGCGGCCGCGTCGATGCGCGCCGGTTCGGCGTACACCGCGGAACGCGGACCGATGTTGCGCACCTCGAGTTCGCCGATCGCGATGGCCAGCAAATACGATGGAATCGGTTGCGGCATCTTGAACTTCCAGCCGCCCTTGCCGGTGCCCTTCTGGTCGTTTTCAGCGCTCATCACCACCCGCAGGCCGGCCGGCGCATCAATCCGCGCGCTGTACGTGAAACGCACCGCCGGCGTATCCTGCACCGGCGCCCACGAGCGGGCGTTGATGGTTTCCGACTGGCTGAACATGAACGGATGCTTGCCGGACATGGTCTGCTGCGGCGTCATCCATTGCAGCGCGCTGGCGCCCGGCGCGGTATGGTAGTAGATGCGGACTTTTTTCGGCTGCGCGGCCAGCGCGATGCGCAGCGCCTGGCCTTTTTCCGGATCCAGCTTGTCGAGCGCGTACGGCGCGGCGCTCCAGCCGCCCTTGTCGTCCTGCACCTGCACCTTGGCGATGCTCAGGTCGCGCGTGTCGAGCACCAGGCTGCGCGCTTTCGGGTCCAGCCAGTTCAGCGACAAATCGGCAAAGCCGCTCAGGGTCTTTTGCTTGAAATCGGCTTTCAGGTCAAGGTGCAGGTCGCTGGTGCGGACCTGGTCGTATTGGGCGTAGCTGAGCGGGTCGGCGTGGGCGGCGAGGCTGGACTGGGCAATGAATACACAAGCCAGGGCGCGCAGGAAGGTCATTTTTTGCATGGTCTTTTTTGTATGATTTGCGAAAACCTGCCGATCTAAGTCATCGGCGGGTGTCGCGCAGAATATCACTTTCAAGCACATGCAACAAAAAAAAGCGGCCGTTTTTTCAGTTCGCGGCCAAACCAGGCGTTCCTTAATCGTCGTGCAGGTACTGTGGATTGCGCACGTTGCGCGGATCGTCCTGTGGCCGGACATACTGTATGCCCAGCGGACCGCTGCCCGATACCTGGGTGATGTACTCGCCCGATCTGGCCCAATGAAAGTGCGGCGTGTTTGCCGGCAGGACGATCACCGATCCCGGTGCATACGCCTTGAGTTTATCGGCGTCGAAGGTCGTGCCGTAGCCGATATAAAACACGCCCGACATGACGGTATAAATACGGTCTTCCGGATGCGTGTGCGGCATCAGTTTCAGATTCGCCGGCACTTTCACGCGCACCACGTAGGGGCCGGGTCGGGATGGATCGCCGATCAATACCGCCAGTCTTGCCTCGGGTGGAAACGCCGGAAACGCCTTCCATTGCACATTTTCGGCGAGGATCTCGCCAGAGGCAGTGGCCGGCAAGCCTTGCGCGCACGCGCCGCCCGCAATGCCCAGCGCCAACAGTGCGGAGGTCAACAACATGTTCATTTTTCAGCCTTCCAATCTTGTTCAATACGCGCATGCCCAGTCTGAAACATCATACGCATGCTCAGGCTGATCACCAATACCGTACCTGGAACATCAATCAATACATCGTGTAATGAATACATTGAAGAGCGCCCTTCATGGAAACGGTGCGACAGGCCTGCACCACGCTGGCGCCGCCGTTGGCATTCGCGTATCATGCGCGGCGCGCAGGGGAGTCGCCTGTTCGGGAGTCTTCTTATCACTGGTGAATCACCCAGCCCGAAACTGTTACCCCTCCTCTTCACCTCCTCGCCAGCCATCCCATGCAAGCATTCTTGATCTCCACCGGCATCGTCGCCCTTGCCGAAATCGGCGACAAAACCCAGTTGCTGGCATTCCTGCTGGCTGCCAAATTCCGCAAGCCGCTGCCGATCGTGCTGGCGATCCTGCTCGCCACGGTCGCCAATCACACGTTCGCGGCCGCCATCGGCACCTGGATCACGTCGCTGCTGGGGCCGGATATCTTGCGCTGGGTGCTGGGCCTGTCCTTCCTGGCGATGGCCGGCTGGACCCTGGTCCCCGACCAGATCGATGAAGAAGACACCAGGCTGGCCAGATACGGCGTCTTCCTGACCACGCTGATCGCCTTCTTCATGGCCGAGATGGGCGACAAGACCCAAGTGGCGACGGTGGCGCTGGCGGCGCGCTACAACCACCTGTACCCGGTCGTGACGGGCACCACGCTCGGCATGATGCTGGCCAACGTGCCGGCGGTCTACCTCGGCGACAAGATCGCCAACCGCGTGTCGCTGCGGCTGGTGCACGGCGTCGCGGCGGCGGTATTCGCGTTGCTCGGCCTGGCGACGCTGCTGGGAGCCGGCGCCAGGTTCG includes these proteins:
- a CDS encoding M1 family metallopeptidase codes for the protein MQKMTFLRALACVFIAQSSLAAHADPLSYAQYDQVRTSDLHLDLKADFKQKTLSGFADLSLNWLDPKARSLVLDTRDLSIAKVQVQDDKGGWSAAPYALDKLDPEKGQALRIALAAQPKKVRIYYHTAPGASALQWMTPQQTMSGKHPFMFSQSETINARSWAPVQDTPAVRFTYSARIDAPAGLRVVMSAENDQKGTGKGGWKFKMPQPIPSYLLAIAIGELEVRNIGPRSAVYAEPARIDAAAYELADTEKMIHAAESLYGPYRWGRYDMIVLPPSFPIGGMENPRLTFLTPTMIAGDRSLVDLIAHELAHSWSGNLVTNASWKHWWLNEGFTTYVTTRIVESLYGQDVALMNLQLEQEELFASLKDIPVEKQALLTRGPDANPSATYTDDGLAYPKGAWFLRTLEQRAGRAVFDPFLRGWFDQHAFQSATTDQFVTYLRGNLMARHPQVLTEAELDEWLHGSGVPASAQRAVSPRLAALDVKRDAWLKGDLPSAGLDTSNWIALEWMHFLNDIDGKASAAQLRELDQAYGLGKSGNNEIAFRFYLASVHAGYDVRAPLQHFLMSVGRQKFVVPMYAALMQRPDDKAWGLALYAKARERYHPETQGSVDKLLAKQ
- a CDS encoding cupin domain-containing protein; this encodes MNMLLTSALLALGIAGGACAQGLPATASGEILAENVQWKAFPAFPPEARLAVLIGDPSRPGPYVVRVKVPANLKLMPHTHPEDRIYTVMSGVFYIGYGTTFDADKLKAYAPGSVIVLPANTPHFHWARSGEYITQVSGSGPLGIQYVRPQDDPRNVRNPQYLHDD
- a CDS encoding TMEM165/GDT1 family protein, producing MQAFLISTGIVALAEIGDKTQLLAFLLAAKFRKPLPIVLAILLATVANHTFAAAIGTWITSLLGPDILRWVLGLSFLAMAGWTLVPDQIDEEDTRLARYGVFLTTLIAFFMAEMGDKTQVATVALAARYNHLYPVVTGTTLGMMLANVPAVYLGDKIANRVSLRLVHGVAAAVFALLGLATLLGAGARFGF